In the Podospora bellae-mahoneyi strain CBS 112042 chromosome 4, whole genome shotgun sequence genome, one interval contains:
- a CDS encoding hypothetical protein (EggNog:ENOG503PAHS): MGRRYPPASMLLALLLSQTITLVVSQSVVYVTDLTIFNSLAPCASWAVSYNIQGLTRNACPQAVTELQSCVCSKNNNFASIASDISSSVRLTCGSTATEDQSSAATVLSAYCNQATPVSFPSPTAVSVAITDIAEMDLLAPCARTALSYAVRNLRGKCPTDNAGYASCACFKNQNSLLVSQEINTSVRRACSSNAADVSSAQAMFAGYCGLNNGTSNFPKPTDPPGAMTYYVTDLPQFQTLAPCAASGLSYALQGQTRGLCPAGPKALASCACLKEGMTLELSREITSSVKAYCRSTATEDISSAISVYNYYCSAAENKVTAAGVTNSVDQTYATGVSGGVPRATDGPGSSGGGSSGGDSNTDNNSSRTNLGMIIGIAAGAIGGIVLLGALIWRLCKSSRNRREQERLAALAAPPPQPSVEPKLAPPTYRPFASPIAAVNKPTFASDVVAAPPPVDSPAPSSTLRVNSPGRTDNVSPISTTGPYSPPQNQSAVHSALFPPTPGTSELHAQTPSPYNSTSPPNAPELHGQAVASSLYPPMPGTSELQSQNTQPVLAPPNPYHSPAQPRAPELYGQGAPQANRPELQGQGAMVPPPPHAPELYGQGAPMANRPELAGQGAMYPGQPHSQNMSELQGQGSHLHNVNMNRLELQGQGMMFAPPAAPGTQELHGQGGQYGQPQGQQGGGFQPYQTGYVPPQSQQPQAPTGQASWQAGPVPGTYEMDGEAYHRGR, from the exons ATGGGCCGCCGATATCCCCCGGCCTCGATGCTGCTCGCCCTTTTGCTCTCTCAGACAATCACGCTCGTGGTGTCACAGTCGGTTGTCTACGTGACAGACTTGACCATCTTCAACTCTCTT GCACCATGCGCATCATGGGCTGTGAGCTACAACATCCAGGGTCTAACGCGGAACGCCTGCCCGCAAGCCGTGACAGAGCTTCAATCGTGTGTTTGcagcaagaacaacaacTTCGCCTCTATAGCGTCGGATATATCCTCTAGTGTCAGGTTAACATGCGGATCAACAGCGACCGAGGACCAGTCCTCTGCGGCGACTGTCCTGAGTGCCTACTGCAACCAGGCAACACCTGTTTCGTTCCCTTCTCCAACTGCCGTGTCTGTGGCAATCACTGATATCGCTGAGATGGATCTTTTGGCCCCATGCGCAAGGACGGCCTTAAGCTATGCTGTTCG AAACCTG AGAGGGAAATGCCCAACAGATAACGCAGGCTATGCGAGTTGCGCGTGCTTCAAGAACCAGAACTCACTCTTGGTGAGCCAGGAAATCAACACCTCAGTCAGGCGAGCGTGCTCCTCCAACGCGGCCGATGTGTCGTCTGCCCAGGCCATGTTTGCTGGCTACTGCGGCCTGAACAACGGAACCTCGAACTTCCCCAAGCCGACAGACCCGCCTGGTGCTATGACATATTATGTCACCGACTTGCCGCAATTCCAGACGCTCGCTCCCTGTGCCGCCTCAGGACTAAGCTATGCTCTCCAAGGG CAAACGCGAGGGCTGTGTCCTGCTGGCCCCAAAGCATTGGCCTCGTGCGCTTGCTTAAAGGAGGGGATGACACTGGAGCTCTCAAGGGAGATTACTTCAAGCGTGAAGGCATATTGCAGGTCGACAGCAACGGAGGATATTAGCTCTGCTATCTCG GTTTACAACTACTATTGCAGTGCCGCCGAGAACAAAGTGACGGCCGCCGGAGTCACAAATTCGGTTGACCAAACATATGCAACTGGGGTTTCTGGCGGCGTCCCCAGAGCAACAGATGGCCCGGGTAGCTCAGGAGGCGGGAGTAGTGGTGGCGATTCAAACACAGATAACAACTCCTCCAGGACTAATCTCGGCATGATCATCGGCATTGCGGCAGGTGCCATCGGAGGCATAGTTCTCCTGGGTGCTCTGATCTGGCGTCTCTGCAAGTCCTCCCGGAACCGTCGAGAACAAGAGCGTTTGGCCGCGCTGGCtgctccaccaccccaaccgtCGGTCGAACCCAAGCTTGCTCCCCCAACATACCGGCCTTTTGCGAGTCCCATTGCCGCCGTCAACAAGCCAACATTTGCGTCTGACGTCGTTGCTGCTCCTCCGCCGGTGGACTCACCAGCTCCGAGCTCGACACTGCGAGTAAATTCACCTGGAAGAACAGATAACGTATCACCAATCTCGACCACAGGGCCATACTCACCCCCGCAGAACCAATCTGCGGTCCACAGCGCGCTCTTCCCGCCAACGCCAGGCACCTCAGAACTTCACGCTCAAACACCGAGCCCGTACAATTcaacttcaccaccaaacgcACCCGAACTCCACGGCCAAGCAGTTGCTTCCTCTCTCTACCCACCCATGCCGGGCACATCCGAGCTTCAATCGCAGAACACTCAACCAGTTCTCGCTCCGCCAAACCCATATCACTCCCCAGCACAGCCAAGAGCCCCAGAACTGTACGGCCAGGGAGCCCCCCAAGCCAACAGACCAGAACTCCAAGGGCAAGGAGCCATGGTgccgcctccaccacatGCTCCGGAACTGTATGGTCAAGGAGCACCGATGGCCAATAGACCTGAGCTTGCAGGCCAAGGGGCGATGTACCCGGGGCAACCTCACTCACAGAACATGTCGGAGCTTCAGGGGCAGGGGTCACATTTGCATAATGTGAATATGAACAGGCTGGAGCTCCAGGGTCAGGGGATGATGtttgctcctcctgcggCGCCGGGGACGCAGGAGCTGCATGGGCAGGGGGGACAGTATGGGCAGCCTCAAGGgcagcaaggaggagggttccAGCCGTATCAGACTGGGTACGTGCCGCCACAGTCACAGCAACCGCAGGCGCCGACTGGACAGGCGTCGTGGCAGGCGGGCCCTGTGCCGGGGACGtatgagatggatggggaggcTTATcatcgggggaggtga